The Benincasa hispida cultivar B227 chromosome 9, ASM972705v1, whole genome shotgun sequence genome has a segment encoding these proteins:
- the LOC120085052 gene encoding kinesin-like protein KIN-4C, with protein sequence MENLDGKSSDSSQSVRVAVNIRPLITPELMVGCTDCITVVPGEPQVQIGSHIFTYDNVYGSDGSPSYALYDDCVAPLVDALFQGYNATVLAYGQTGSGKTYTMGTNYTGEGSNDGVIPKVMEKIFKKVEAMKDSTEFLIRVSFIEIFKEEVFDLLDASTCLNTKGEGTKPFAPPRVPIQIRETVNGGITLVGVTEAEVRTTEEMTSHLSRGSLARATGSTNMNSQSSRSHAIFTITMEQKKKLGRGMSHDDTCDDILCAKLHLVDLAGSERAKRTGADGMRFKEGVHINKGLLALGNVISALGDEKKRKEGCHVPYRDSKLTRLLQDSLGGNSRTVMIACVSPADSNAEETLNTLKYANRARNIQNKAVINRDPVGAQIQKMRSQIEQLQAELLFYRGDAGLPYEELQILKHKISLLEASNGELLRELQERRVTCDHLSQCAIDAQVEKDKLAMIIESIRNGKSLDEIESNYDKDCELVKSYVSKIQELEGEVLRLQSFKSSKHSRYVDLVESDDDRPQSSNILFPCSNEYSSEYDPKAVDISDGIEDHEKELEHSTMQERLDRELKELDKKLEQKEAEMKRFAGTDTSVLKQHYEKKVHELEQEKRALQKEIEELRCNLSNISSTSDDGAQKLKQEYLQKLNFLETQVSELKKKQDAQAQLLRQKQKSDEAAKRLQDEIHRIKTQKVQLQHKIKQESEQFRLWKASREKEVLQLKKEGRRNEYEMHKLLALNQRQKMVLQRKTEEAAQATKRLKELLESRKAARETSGGGSNGPGIQALMQNIEHELEVTVRVHEVRSEYERQMEERSKMAKELAKLKEEEELNRGANLSDCTQTMSPGARNSRIFALENMLATSSSSLVSMASHLSEAEERERILGGRGRWHQVRSLADAKNIMNFLMNLASSSRCLLWDKEFASREKDTEIRELKQKIVNLSGMLKKSEAQKAELIHQNSALKRYSQVNSGGHNYDLRKQEHGKSLAALADMDTSESDHADHSSDGEDANYDWERSMKRRLGRKKFSKDKDRSSMVVSAGINNIEFNLDSSGDGVLRGNESTATTIDCCTCSKFSSCKTTRCECRANGGACGLSCGCVPSKCSNRGSKSDRDASMRPDLIIRDVRNALKNGETDEESRDLVSHGARLLQNALAERPSDAPTADDGGAKRKPLLDIGNTLVKSKTNKPNQRKKWRKSTIQLIPTPQASSQPDKPDSTQKIENEQNEPVNIPLKLPRAMRSAAANGGNLLRERNSEQPEDSVSGNKEHELIVPKRVDEKENCNR encoded by the exons ATGGAGAACTTGGATGGAAAATCTTCAGATTCTTCGCAAAGCGTTCGTGTTGCTGTTAACATTAGACCTCTGATTACGCCGGAGTTAATGGTTGGATGTACAGATTGCATTACAGTTGTGCCTGGCGAACCTCAg GTTCAAATTGGGTCACATATATTCACATACGACAATGTATATGGTAGTGATGGATCGCCGTCTTATGCATTATATGACGACTGCGTTGCTCCATTGGTGGATGCATTATTTCAGGGCTATAACGCTACTGTTCTTGCCTACGGACAG ACGGGTTCTGGCAAGACTTACACAATGGGAACAAATTATACTGGTGAAGGAAGTAATGATGGAGTGATACCCAAAGTAatggaaaaaatatttaaaaaggtcGAGGCAATGAAGGATTCTACAGAGTTTTTGATCAGAGTATCATTTATTGAG ATATTTAAGGAAGAAGTCTTTGATTTGCTTGATGCAAGTACTTGCCTTAACACAAAGGGTGAAGGGACAAAGCCTTTTGCTCCTCCACGAGTTCCAATACAAATACGAGAAACTGTCAATGGtggaattacgctagttggtgTCACCGAGGCAGAAGTTCGCACCACAGAAGAAATGACATCTCATTTGTCTCGTGGTTCATTAGCACGTGCAACTGGAAGTACCAACATGAATAGCCAGTCAAG TCGATCACATGCCATCTTTACTATTACCATGGAGCAAAAGAAAAAGCTTGGACGAGGCATGTCTCATGATGATACATGCGATGACATTCTATGTGCAAAGCTCCATTTGGTGGATCTTGCCGGTTCTGAAAGAGCAAAGCGAACAGGTGCTGATGGCATGCGCTTTAAAGAAG GTGTTCATATCAACAAAGGCCTTTTGGCACTCGGCAATGTCATAAGTGCATTGGGAGATGAGAAGAAACGAAAAGAAGGATGTCATGTTCCCTACCGTGATAGCAAGTTAACGCGTTTGCTACAG GATTCTCTTGGAGGCAACAGCAGAACGGTGATGATTG CTTGTGTTAGTCCTGCTGACTCAAATGCGGAGGAGACCCTAAACACGCTGAAATATGCTAATCGTGCTCGTAATATTCAAAATAAAGCAGTT ATCAACCGAGACCCTGTAGGCGCTCAAATACAAAAAATGCGAAGTCAAATTGAACAGTTGCAAGCTGAGCTTTTATTCTATCGTGGTGATGCTGGTTTACCATATGAGGAGTTGCAG ATTCTAAAGCACAAAATATCATTACTTGAAGCAAGCAATGGAGAGTTGTTGCGGGAGCTTCAAGAACGCCGGGTCACTTGCGACCATTTGTCTCAGTGTGCTATTGATGCTCAG GTTGAAAAAGATAAACTTGCCATGATAATTGAATCCATCCGGAATGGCAAATCTTTAGATGAGATTGAATCCAACTACGATAAG GATTGTGAATTGGTCAAGAGTTATGTTTCAAAAATTCAAGAGCTAGAAGGGGAAGTACTGAGATTGCAAAGCTTTAAGAGTTCAAAACACAGTCGATATGTTGATCTTGTGGAGTCTGATGATGATAGACCCCAGTCTAGCAACATTTTATTTCCATGTTCAAATGAGTATTCGTCGGAATATGATCCCAAAGCTGTAGATATTTCAG ATGGAATTGAAGATCATGAAAAGGAGCTTGAACATTCAACAATGCAAGAAAGACTAGATAGAGAGCTAAAAGAATTGGATAAGAAACTTGAGCAGAAGGAG GCTGAAATGAAACGATTTGCTGGTACGGATACCTCTGTTCTTAAACAACATTATGAAAAGAAGGTCCATGAATTGGAACAAGAAAAGAGAGCTTTACAG AAAGAGATCGAGGAACTTAGATGTAATCTTTCAAACATATCTTCTACATCTGATGATGGGGCACAAAAGTTGAAGCAAGAATAtcttcaaaaattgaatttcctGGAGACCCAG GTCTCAGAgttgaagaagaaacaagacGCTCAGGCTCAACTATTGAGACAGAAGCAAAAGAGTGACGAGGCAGCAAAAAGATTACAGGATGAGATCCACAGAATTAAGACCCAAAAG gttcaACTTCAGCATAAGATTAAACAGGAATCCGAGCAATTTAGATTATGGAAGGCTTCGAGagagaaggaagttctccag CTGAAGAAGGAAGGGAGGAGAAATGAATATGAGATGCATAAGCTCTTAGCTTTGAATCAAAGGCAGAAAATG GTCTTGCAACGGAAGACAGAAGAAGCTGCTCAGGCAACAAAAAGGCTTAAAGAGCTTTTAGAATCCCGAAAGGCAGCACGTGAAACTTCCG GTGGGGGATCAAATGGTCCTGGAATTCAG GCTTTAATGCAAAATATTGAGCATGAGCTTGAAGTTACAGTTAGGGTGCACGAAGTTCGTTCTGAATACGAACGCCAAATGGAAGA GAGGTCTAAGATGGCCAAAGAATTGGCCAAGcttaaggaggaagaagaaCTAAACAGAGGAGCTAATTTGAG TGATTGTACTCAAACAATGTCACCCGGTGCAAGAAATTCAAGAATTTTTGCTCTCGAAAACATGCTCGCTACATCATCCAGCTCTCTTGTTTCTATGGCCTCACATTTGTCGGAGGCAGAAGAGCGTGAACGCATTCTTGGTGGTAGGGGACGTTGGCATCAAGTTCGCTCTCTCGCCGATGCAAAGAACATTATGAATTTTTTGATGAATTTAGCATCCTCTTCAAG GTGTTTGCTGTGGGATAAAGAGTTTGCTTCTAGAGAGAAGGATACGGAAATTAGAGAATTGAAACAGAAAATAGTGAATCTTAGTGGCATGTTGAAAAAATCAGAAGCACAAAAGGCAGAACTTATTCATCAg AACTCAGCATTGAAAAGATATTCCCAGGTTAATAGTGGGGGGCATAACTACGATTTACGCAAACAG GAGCACGGGAAGTCTCTCGCTGCACTAGCAGACATGGATACCTCAGAATCAGATCATGCAGATCATAGTTCAGATGGCGAAGATGCTAATTATGATTGGGAGAGATCCATGAAACGGCGACTTGGTAGAAAAAAATTCTCTAAAGATAAGGATCGTTCAAGTATGGTTGTCTCAGCTGGCATAAATAATATAGAGTTCAACTTGGATAGTTCTGGCGATGGAGTACTTCGTGGAAATGAGTCAACTGCTACTACCATTGATTGTTGTACTTGTAGCAAATTTTCTTCCTGCAAGACAACAAGGTGCGAATGTAGAGCGAATGGTGGAGCTTGTGGCTTGTCATGTGGGTGCGTACCATCAAAGTGTTCAAACAGAGGTAGCAAAAGTGATCGGGATGCTTCAATGCGACCGGATTTAATCATCAGGGATGTTCGAAATGCTTTGAAAAATGGTGAAACCGATGAGGAGAGTCGCGACCTTGTTTCTCATGGTGCAAGGTTGCTTCAAAATGCATTGGCTGAGAGACCAAGCGACGCTCCTACAGCTGATGATGGTGGCGCAAAAAGAAAGCCTCTATTGGACATCGGAAACACATTG GTGAAATCAAAGACAAACAAGCCAAACCAGAGAAAGAAATGGAGAAAATCTACAATTCAACTAATTCCAACCCCACAAGCATCTTCCCAACCAGATAAACCCGATTCCACCCAGAAGATTGAGAACGAGCAAAACGAGCCTGTCAACATCCCGTTGAAACTTCCCCGAGCTATGCGATCCGCTGCTGCGAATGGTGGGAACCTACTGAGAGAAAGAAACTCTGAGCAGCCGGAAGATTCGGTCAGCGGCAACAAAGAACATGAACTCATTGTTCCAAAAAGAGTGGATGAGAAAGAGAATTGCAACCGTTAA